One part of the Sphingobacterium sp. LZ7M1 genome encodes these proteins:
- a CDS encoding diacylglycerol kinase: MSKEKEPFSLKKRIKSFEYSFAGLVHLLKLEHNARIHVIAAIMVVVAGWLLEISSMEWVAIVICIGFVFTTETLNTSIENICDHLTTDIHPHIKIIKDLASGAVLISAVTAVVVALIIFLPKILSLV, translated from the coding sequence ATGTCCAAAGAAAAAGAGCCATTCAGCCTTAAAAAAAGAATCAAGAGTTTTGAATATTCCTTTGCTGGATTAGTTCATCTTTTGAAGCTTGAACATAATGCCAGGATCCATGTCATTGCTGCAATCATGGTCGTGGTTGCCGGTTGGTTACTTGAAATAAGTAGTATGGAGTGGGTTGCAATCGTGATTTGCATTGGTTTTGTTTTTACTACGGAGACCTTAAATACTTCAATAGAAAATATCTGTGACCATTTGACCACAGATATTCATCCTCATATTAAGATCATCAAAGATTTAGCATCTGGAGCTGTTTTAATCAGCGCAGTGACCGCTGTTGTAGTTGCTTTGATTATATTTTTACCTAAAATTCTCAGTCTTGTCTGA
- a CDS encoding serine hydrolase: MKKLLICLINLSICTTLSAQNNLTAEQSNPKEMGWMKGFPPAKDSTLSLFDGSFFQFPGLRYSVCHMREFMPTKVVQANQNDRYSFESKIDSELDKVTFIPLGEKSPINFKESLDKTYADGIIILHKGKIIYEKYFAELDQEGTHAVMSVSKTFTGTLGASLVAEGILDENKLVQDYVPELKNSAFGDATVRQVLDMTTSLDYSEDYADPNADIWVFSAAGNPVPVPKDYKGPTNYYEFLETVKKAGKHGEAFGYKTINTDAMGWVISRATGKSIPELLSEKIWKPIGAHHDGYYQIDRSGIAFAGGGFNANLRDLAMFGEMIRNNGQFNGKQVLKKEVIDDIRKGGKQSDFAKAGYSNLKDWSYRNMWWISNNKHGAFCARGVHGQTIYIDPTAEMVLVRLASHPVASNTANDPYSLPAYDAVANYLLNKK, from the coding sequence ATGAAAAAACTATTAATCTGTTTAATCAATTTATCAATCTGTACTACCTTGAGCGCACAAAACAATTTAACGGCAGAACAATCAAATCCCAAAGAAATGGGGTGGATGAAAGGCTTTCCACCTGCTAAAGACAGCACCCTGTCCCTGTTTGATGGCAGTTTTTTTCAATTTCCAGGCTTACGCTATAGTGTCTGTCATATGCGTGAATTTATGCCGACCAAAGTGGTTCAGGCAAATCAAAATGATAGATATAGCTTTGAAAGCAAAATAGACAGTGAATTGGATAAGGTGACTTTTATTCCATTGGGAGAAAAATCTCCAATAAACTTTAAAGAATCATTGGATAAGACTTATGCCGATGGCATTATCATTCTGCATAAAGGGAAAATTATTTATGAAAAATATTTTGCAGAGCTGGATCAGGAGGGTACCCATGCAGTAATGTCTGTAAGCAAAACTTTTACAGGTACTTTAGGGGCCAGCTTGGTTGCTGAGGGCATATTGGATGAAAATAAATTAGTCCAGGATTATGTCCCAGAACTCAAGAACTCGGCCTTCGGAGATGCTACTGTCAGACAGGTCTTGGATATGACCACTTCCCTGGATTATTCGGAGGATTATGCTGATCCGAATGCAGACATTTGGGTGTTTTCGGCAGCAGGAAATCCAGTTCCGGTTCCTAAAGATTACAAAGGGCCGACCAATTATTATGAGTTTCTTGAAACTGTAAAAAAAGCAGGGAAGCATGGCGAAGCTTTTGGTTATAAAACCATTAACACCGATGCAATGGGCTGGGTAATCAGTAGGGCAACTGGTAAAAGCATCCCTGAATTGCTTTCAGAAAAGATTTGGAAACCCATCGGAGCTCATCACGATGGATATTATCAAATTGACCGCTCTGGAATTGCGTTTGCAGGCGGTGGCTTTAATGCCAACCTGAGGGATTTGGCCATGTTTGGGGAGATGATCCGAAACAATGGTCAGTTCAATGGCAAACAGGTATTAAAGAAGGAGGTTATTGATGATATCCGTAAAGGAGGGAAGCAATCGGATTTTGCCAAAGCAGGCTACAGCAATTTAAAGGACTGGAGCTACCGCAATATGTGGTGGATATCCAACAATAAGCATGGTGCATTCTGCGCAAGGGGCGTGCATGGACAGACGATTTACATAGATCCAACCGCCGAAATGGTCTTGGTTAGATTGGCTTCCCACCCGGTGGCAAGCAACACCGCCAATGATCCATACTCTCTGCCCGCTTATGATGCCGTAGCAAACTATCTGTTGAACAAGAAATAA
- a CDS encoding outer membrane beta-barrel protein, with translation MLLQIKLCTILLLFSLTVQAQSVIKGLVHNENNEPLGQVTVLLKSTSNNTKQVISTDQKGYFTLELEYGNYDLQISYLGYSNYIKKDLHLASKHVDLGSINLFPSSQSLEEIEIKGERKLIERLSDRMVINIENSILSDGMTALEILQRAPAVKVDDDGNISMRGKSDVAVMINGKLSYLSPRDLATLLKGTSSSSIKSVELITNPSAKYDAQGMGGMINIVMKNDKKAGFNLSVNSYGGAGRKERYGAGFNLNSQKNKWNFILGFDKGFRGEEEYRTFSRFFEKNPTESLSRKSIQYSHTNEPLQTNNAKAGIDFQATEKLSLGIGWSGSFGTYKNFNQGYNNILFSNEELISNSLTDNSNISKWNTHTLMANLQQKIGSKENLLSADFEYLNADYKADQKLTSDFQKTIHQPAFLSKRKNQTPSITKLYVGKLDYLQHINEHQRLELGWKSSFMNADNNAINDTLKAGNWVNDGSTSNHFLYEEHIHAGYANYNLESNDWNFTAGLRVEKTYSLGNQLTSKLQNERNYTNWFPSTSISKKIGEKHNVQFSYSKRVNRPDYGDLNPFRYYIDAFVFYEGNPLLQPELANVFELNYSFGKNLHASFYYTDVKDVMTSVLTQIPAQNVTIRSIANIEGFRNKGVNVNHSYVPLNFWTTINNVNIFENHYFGEFNQEKIDNREWSYTIQSNNIFKLPKKWSLELNGQYNSPQTDGVLRQKGFGFMSAGIMKNIGSDKVALKLAVNDIFKSMTYQTESYAGGVRMKQNFNLDSRTFIFSATIKLGKDLNGRHRKKESDEQNRVRGGS, from the coding sequence ATGCTATTACAAATCAAACTATGCACCATTCTATTGTTGTTTTCCCTTACAGTTCAAGCTCAGTCCGTTATTAAAGGATTGGTGCACAATGAAAATAATGAACCTCTAGGTCAAGTGACCGTATTGCTTAAATCGACTTCCAATAACACCAAACAAGTGATTTCAACTGACCAGAAAGGCTATTTTACTCTCGAACTGGAATATGGAAACTATGATCTACAAATATCATATCTTGGTTATTCTAATTATATTAAAAAAGATCTTCACTTAGCTTCCAAACATGTTGATCTGGGAAGCATAAACCTATTTCCTTCCTCTCAATCCTTAGAAGAAATAGAAATTAAGGGTGAAAGAAAGTTAATTGAAAGACTCTCTGACCGAATGGTAATCAATATTGAAAACAGTATCCTTTCCGACGGTATGACAGCTCTAGAAATCCTTCAACGAGCTCCGGCTGTTAAAGTGGATGACGATGGTAATATCAGCATGCGCGGAAAGTCTGATGTCGCCGTAATGATCAATGGTAAATTGTCCTATTTATCCCCTCGGGATCTTGCAACTTTGCTAAAAGGGACATCCTCATCATCCATCAAAAGTGTCGAATTGATTACGAATCCCTCCGCTAAATACGATGCCCAGGGAATGGGTGGTATGATCAATATTGTTATGAAGAATGATAAAAAGGCAGGCTTCAATCTGTCGGTCAATAGTTATGGGGGAGCTGGAAGGAAAGAAAGATATGGCGCCGGTTTTAACCTGAATAGTCAAAAGAACAAGTGGAACTTTATCTTAGGTTTTGACAAAGGCTTTAGAGGTGAAGAAGAATATCGAACCTTTAGCCGCTTCTTTGAAAAGAATCCAACAGAATCCCTAAGCAGAAAGTCCATTCAATATTCCCATACCAACGAACCCCTACAGACTAATAATGCAAAGGCGGGTATTGATTTTCAGGCTACTGAAAAACTCAGTTTGGGTATTGGCTGGTCAGGAAGCTTTGGAACCTATAAGAACTTTAACCAAGGTTACAACAATATCCTTTTCAGTAATGAAGAGCTTATTTCCAATTCATTGACCGATAACAGCAATATCAGTAAATGGAATACCCATACCTTAATGGCCAATTTGCAGCAGAAAATAGGTTCGAAGGAGAATTTACTGTCTGCAGACTTTGAATACCTAAATGCCGATTATAAAGCGGATCAAAAATTGACCTCTGATTTTCAAAAGACCATCCATCAGCCCGCCTTTCTTTCCAAAAGAAAGAACCAAACCCCCTCAATTACCAAATTATATGTAGGCAAGCTTGACTATTTACAACATATCAATGAGCATCAGCGATTGGAACTAGGTTGGAAAAGCAGTTTTATGAATGCCGATAATAATGCGATCAATGATACCTTAAAGGCAGGTAACTGGGTGAATGATGGAAGCACCAGCAATCATTTTCTTTACGAGGAGCATATACATGCTGGATATGCTAATTATAATTTAGAATCGAACGACTGGAATTTCACGGCTGGCCTAAGGGTTGAAAAGACCTATTCATTAGGGAATCAACTGACCAGTAAACTTCAAAATGAACGAAATTATACCAACTGGTTTCCAAGTACCTCCATCAGTAAAAAAATTGGAGAAAAACATAATGTGCAGTTTTCATATAGTAAAAGAGTCAATAGACCTGACTATGGAGATCTGAATCCCTTTCGCTATTATATCGATGCATTTGTTTTCTACGAAGGAAACCCTCTTTTGCAACCCGAATTAGCCAATGTGTTTGAATTGAATTATAGCTTTGGAAAGAACCTGCATGCATCCTTCTATTATACCGATGTGAAGGATGTGATGACAAGTGTATTGACGCAAATCCCAGCTCAAAACGTGACTATTCGGTCCATTGCCAATATTGAAGGCTTCCGGAACAAGGGTGTGAATGTCAACCATTCCTATGTTCCCCTGAATTTTTGGACAACCATTAATAACGTCAATATTTTTGAAAACCACTATTTCGGTGAGTTTAACCAAGAAAAAATTGATAACCGTGAATGGTCCTATACAATCCAATCCAATAATATCTTTAAACTGCCAAAAAAATGGTCCTTAGAGTTAAATGGACAATACAATTCTCCACAAACAGATGGGGTATTACGTCAAAAAGGATTTGGTTTTATGTCTGCAGGAATAATGAAAAATATAGGGAGTGATAAGGTCGCCCTAAAACTGGCGGTCAATGATATCTTCAAATCTATGACCTATCAAACCGAATCTTATGCCGGTGGAGTAAGGATGAAACAGAACTTTAACCTTGATAGTAGGACTTTCATTTTTTCAGCAACCATAAAACTTGGAAAGGACCTCAATGGAAGACATAGGAAAAAGGAAAGTGATGAACAGAATCGGGTAAGGGGAGGAAGTTAA
- a CDS encoding TonB-dependent siderophore receptor, producing the protein MLTNKNLFLGICFIVPIILKAQNQDQTAPDTLKVYQVEEVEVNSKYYKRYNIKEMSEGLRLRTSLLNTSQNIQILDGEVFRDQAVTNLNESLTRNVSGTMREELHNGISPDIYSRAGYISAQRNGVDLRPLGKGPIGDDVAVIDRVEFLKGPAGFMHAMSDPAGSYNVVTKKPTGETRRSIDVLMGSFNQMRAAIDLDGKFDGAEKLQYRLNLMGMKANGFMEHDRNNRILFAPSLKYQINEKSSITAEYIYQQLNYLLLSEAQMSPYGYGTLPVDFTITDPSVRPFSGSDHNMFLTYQNSFKNNWEFTAKASYIKMGYDGSIFWVNGANKQNPDILDRNLVYDSNKYNVFSTQFYLNGNFNTGSLKHNFITGVDINNKSSNSRDTWGTATAVYPLSISNPVYSTTIMNNGIGGDFASENDFYSEGNIVERRLFYASVYAMDELSMLNDKLRITLGLRLTASKGNSTDYGAKTETDDLVLTPRLGINYALTKNASLYFLHDRTYLPQSGISVDGNALEPIRGINYELGFKRDWSEGRWNTTLAVYHIERNQLVSVDPTSNLIYQTGVSQSKGFEFDMKGQLAKGLNAIVNYAYTDSEITEDEYNPELIGRATPNLVKHIQNTWLNYYLPIPKLSGFSLSAGYQLLMGRTERFPNASSQPLEDNFRLDVGAGWNNEKYKINLIVNNVLNRKMYSTAWRNGANDMYYWVQMAPIHARLSLRVNL; encoded by the coding sequence ATGCTAACTAACAAAAATCTCTTTTTAGGAATATGTTTTATTGTGCCGATTATTTTAAAGGCTCAAAATCAAGATCAGACAGCTCCCGATACCTTAAAGGTTTATCAGGTCGAGGAGGTAGAAGTCAATTCAAAATATTACAAACGCTATAATATCAAGGAGATGTCGGAGGGATTAAGGCTTCGAACTTCCTTGTTAAACACATCCCAAAATATTCAGATCTTAGATGGCGAGGTTTTCCGTGATCAAGCTGTAACCAATTTAAACGAAAGCCTGACCAGAAATGTCAGTGGTACCATGCGTGAAGAACTGCATAATGGTATATCTCCTGATATCTATTCCAGGGCTGGCTATATTTCAGCTCAAAGAAATGGAGTGGACCTTAGACCTTTGGGAAAAGGCCCAATTGGAGATGATGTTGCGGTAATCGATCGGGTAGAATTCCTGAAGGGTCCAGCCGGTTTTATGCATGCCATGAGCGATCCAGCAGGATCCTACAATGTAGTCACTAAAAAACCAACAGGCGAGACCCGGAGAAGTATCGATGTGCTGATGGGGAGTTTTAACCAAATGCGGGCAGCAATTGACTTGGATGGGAAGTTTGATGGAGCAGAAAAGCTTCAATATCGCTTGAACCTGATGGGCATGAAAGCCAATGGCTTTATGGAACATGATCGAAACAACAGGATTCTTTTTGCGCCATCCCTAAAGTACCAAATCAACGAAAAATCCTCCATAACGGCAGAATATATCTATCAGCAGTTGAACTATTTGTTGTTGAGTGAGGCTCAGATGTCTCCTTACGGATATGGTACCCTGCCTGTAGATTTTACCATAACCGACCCAAGCGTCCGTCCTTTTTCGGGCAGTGATCACAATATGTTCCTGACCTATCAGAATAGCTTTAAAAACAATTGGGAATTCACTGCAAAAGCCAGCTATATCAAGATGGGCTATGATGGGTCCATTTTTTGGGTAAATGGTGCAAATAAGCAAAATCCAGATATCCTTGATCGTAATCTGGTCTATGATTCCAATAAGTACAATGTCTTCTCTACCCAATTCTATCTGAACGGGAACTTCAATACCGGAAGTCTAAAACACAATTTCATTACAGGAGTCGATATCAATAATAAATCGTCCAACAGCCGGGATACCTGGGGAACTGCTACAGCGGTCTATCCACTTTCCATTTCCAATCCGGTCTATTCAACGACCATCATGAATAATGGCATAGGTGGTGACTTTGCCTCTGAGAATGATTTCTATTCTGAGGGTAATATTGTTGAAAGACGACTGTTCTATGCATCCGTGTATGCCATGGATGAATTGAGCATGCTAAACGATAAATTAAGGATTACCCTTGGATTGCGATTGACAGCATCAAAAGGAAACTCTACAGACTATGGTGCAAAAACAGAAACCGATGACTTGGTGTTGACTCCAAGACTAGGCATAAACTATGCCTTGACTAAAAATGCTTCCCTATATTTCTTGCATGACCGCACTTATTTACCACAATCGGGTATCTCGGTAGATGGGAATGCATTGGAACCTATCCGAGGTATCAATTATGAACTAGGTTTCAAACGCGATTGGTCCGAAGGAAGATGGAACACAACATTGGCCGTTTACCATATCGAACGTAATCAACTTGTTTCTGTCGATCCTACTTCTAACTTGATCTATCAAACAGGTGTGAGCCAATCCAAAGGTTTCGAATTTGATATGAAAGGGCAGCTTGCCAAAGGACTGAATGCCATTGTCAACTATGCTTATACGGATTCAGAAATTACGGAGGATGAATATAACCCAGAGCTTATTGGAAGAGCAACCCCCAATTTGGTGAAGCATATTCAGAATACTTGGCTGAACTATTATTTACCTATCCCAAAGCTTAGCGGCTTTTCTCTATCTGCCGGTTACCAGTTACTCATGGGAAGGACAGAAAGGTTCCCTAATGCCAGTTCGCAACCCCTGGAAGATAATTTCCGATTGGATGTAGGTGCTGGCTGGAATAACGAAAAATATAAAATAAACCTTATCGTAAATAATGTATTGAACCGGAAAATGTATTCTACAGCATGGAGAAATGGGGCAAATGATATGTACTATTGGGTACAGATGGCGCCAATCCATGCAAGACTTTCCCTACGTGTTAATTTATAA